The nucleotide window CTGAGCACCGAGAGAAGAATGGTAGTGCTGAAGACCAGTGCCAGAACGGAGGTCACCGGGTCCGGCAGGGCCACAGCGCCGCCGTTCTTGGTATTGTGCGGCCTCGTGTTCGCCGCACCGCCACCGGTGTTCCTCCCGCCGCCACTTGCTCCACCGCCGGGGCCACCACCTGCCATGTGCTCCAGCTTCCCCAGGAGCCTCCTGCCTTGGGTTTC belongs to Triticum urartu cultivar G1812 chromosome 7, Tu2.1, whole genome shotgun sequence and includes:
- the LOC125521588 gene encoding uncharacterized protein LOC125521588, with the translated sequence MKKGALALFLILLTFASHGIWCEAARRGTMADAAHHHLRPHPQVQGLHETQGRRLLGKLEHMAGGGPGGGASGGGRNTGGGAANTRPHNTKNGGAVALPDPVTSVLALVFSTTILLSVLSF